The Thermococcus sp. 4557 genomic sequence ACGTCCATGGTCGATGGCGTTCTCAAAACGTAGTAGCTCCTCACGTCCAGCTCCCACGGGTACGGCTCCCCGGGCTCGGAGAGGAGCGTATAGCCCTTCCTGGAGGAATCTATGGTATAGCCGAGGGCGATCAGCTCCCTCACGTGCTTCCATATAGCAACCCTGGACACGCCCAGCTCCGCGGCCATGGTGTCGCCGGATACCCTCTCACCCCTCCGGAGTATGCCTAGGATGCCCCTCTTAACACGGCTGTCCCTGATGAGTCCCCTCATGGCCACCGAGTTTCGTTAACTAAAACATTTTAAAGATTAACGTCCGCCTGCGGGTGACTGAAAGGGGGTGGCAGGATGCACAGTAGGGACGTGGCGTTTGCGGCTCTCTTTGCCGCTCTGACGGCGGTTGGTGCTCAGATAAGCATCCCGCTAGGTCCGGTTCCGATAACGCTTCAGGTTCTGTTCGTTCTCCTTGGGGGGCTCGTCCTCGGTGCCAGGCTCGGCTTTTTAAGCCAGCTCGCTTACGTGGCCATGGGCGCGGTTGGAATTCCCGTGTTCGCGGGCCTTCAGGGCGGCTTCGCCGCCCTCTACGGGCCGACCGGGGGCTATATAGTCGCCTTCCCGATAGCGGCCTTCATAGCGGGATACCTAACTGAAAAAACGGAGAAAAAAGCGGGCATGCTCGCGGGCTCCCTGGGCGGCATCGCGGTCATCTATCTCATGGGCTGGCTCAGGCTCGGCTTGTTTATGAACGGGGACTTTGAAAGTGCCTTCACGCTTGGGGTGCTGCCCTTTATTCCAGTGGATGTTATAAAAGCTGCCCTGGCGGTTTTGATAGCCGACAGGGTAATAAAAGCAATAGATTTGGGGTGATGGCGTCACCAGTCCGCCATCGCCTCTTCAAGTATTCCTACCGCCTGCTTCTGGTGAAGCGCCGCCTTTCTCAGATCTATGAAGATGTAGATCCTCGGGAAGTTGGAAACGACCGGCCCGTACTGGCTTGCGTTGGCATAGTACTCCGCAGCGGTTGAGTTCTGGATCTGGGCTATCCCCAGTGTCTCGTTGTCCATTCCCCCTTCCACGGCCTCAGTATAGAGCACGTTGTATTCATCGAGAGCCCTGTGGTACTGGATGTAGTAGTAGAAGTTGAAGAGCATCACGTCTATTCCCCTCTGAAGCGGCGCCTTCGGAGGAAGCACTA encodes the following:
- a CDS encoding biotin transporter BioY, whose amino-acid sequence is MHSRDVAFAALFAALTAVGAQISIPLGPVPITLQVLFVLLGGLVLGARLGFLSQLAYVAMGAVGIPVFAGLQGGFAALYGPTGGYIVAFPIAAFIAGYLTEKTEKKAGMLAGSLGGIAVIYLMGWLRLGLFMNGDFESAFTLGVLPFIPVDVIKAALAVLIADRVIKAIDLG